In Lolium rigidum isolate FL_2022 chromosome 3, APGP_CSIRO_Lrig_0.1, whole genome shotgun sequence, the genomic window ttcatgatatcatgcaagAACTCAACCAACATTGATTCTGTCATCGACTGGCTCATTAAGCACTCAAAGAAGAAGAATTAATCTATTGATTTTGAAGTGCTCCAGATTCTCTCTCTAATTTTTGAATGTTGCTTAGCATTGGGGATGTAAATTATGTGAGAGGTCTTAATCAGAGAGGTTATGTTAATAATTTTGTAACCTGTTTTAGCAATATATATTGTTAGACTGCATCTGGTATGTGTGTGCTCTGGTAGAATGCTACAGCCTACAACTTACAAAGAGCAGTTGCATACTTGTTGAATTTGAGTCTTCACATGGTGTGCGCATTTATTGTCAATCCGATAAAACTTCAACACCGAAAGCAATTGAACTCTGCCAGCCACTACCtgctgatgcaaaaaaaaaagaagttcaAAAGCACTACTCCTTTTCTTCTCCCATCAAGTTTTGTGTGATTTGTCAAGGTTTCAGCCCCCCATCCACACCCACCACCTCCCCTTTTTTCTGCCTTTTCCTATAGTTGTTTTGgggttttttttttgagcaaagcATTTTTTTAAAGAATTTCATAGTAACATAAAAACTTACAGATATCTTTCTTACTAGCTCTTTGGATTGTAGGAATGAGCTCTTTAGCTCGAGTAGAGGATTCTATTGctgattgtttttttttctcttctgtGGAGTAGTTTAGTTCATATGATCGAGTACTTTCTAGTTTCCGAAAAAGAACATGGACCAAATTTATATGCGCCACTGGAaaaatgcatgattttttttggaaagatTTGGCCCatgaattttttttataaaacaaGGAAAAGTTTTATATGCTCAGGGTACAAAGATTATGCCATATATATATAGTATTACCTTtgttcataaaaggatgtcgcaaatttatctaaattcaaatgtatctaggGAGTAGATTTTTGACGCCTATGATTTCCAATACTGGAATTTCCTTTGACTTCCAACACTAAAGCCAGCTTCGTAGGAAAAATTTAGCATACAATCCTACAATTTTCTTATGATCCTTTAATGATTAATTAATTTTCGTATGAATTAATTTGAACTAAACCATGAATACATGATTTGAATAATTACTCAACTATAAATCTTGTCTCATCGTCCTTTTTACAAAAGCATTCCAAACATATGCCGCTTGAAAGAAAAATCTGAAGCCAAGGCGGGCGAGGCGTCGGTTCCCCACAATCGTAGAGAcaaacatggcggcggcggccctctcCAAAACCCTTGGCCGCCGGCTGCGCGGCAGCGGGCACCGCCTCCTCCCCTCGCGGCCCTGCACTTCCCACGCGGTCCAGCCACcacctccgcccgccgccgcacCGCCATCCCCAGGTCTCCGCTCTTACGCCCTCCCGAAATGCCTTCAAAGCATCTGCGGAATCAAGCCGCCGCCGCGTTCTAACCAGATTCGTTTCCAACGCGCAGGGGCAGGGACGGAGGCGAGCGCGTGGTCGAAGCTCTTCCTCTTCGCCCCCGGCGCCATCACCTTCGGCCTCGGCACATGGCAGCTCTTCCGGAGGCAGGAGAAGGTCAGATGAGATCACACCCAACCCTTGACCCCATTCCCTCCCTCGTTTGGTGTGTGCTTACCCTAGAAGTCCTCACTCTGTCCTGTTTCCGGCGCCGTCTCAGAAAGAGATGCTGGATTACAGGACGCGGAGGCTGGAGATGGAGCCCGTACCGTGGAACGAGACCGTCTCCTCTGCTGCCTTGCGTGATCCCGCCGAGCTGGAGTTCCGGAAAGTCGTGTGTGAGGGTGATTTCGACGAGGAGAAGTCGGTGTTCATCGGGCCTCGCTCCCGGAGCATCTCCGGTGTGACAGAAAACGGGTACTATGTGATCACTCCGTTGAAACCTCGGCTGACTGAGCCTGGCAGGTAAATTATTGTCTGGAACAGCATTGTGCTGTTGCAGTGAGACTCTAATTTCTTCACATTGTTCATTTCCTTTTCATCGCTGAAGGAACATCTTAGTTCAGTTCTACACTTCCACTTGAACAAATAACCATTTCCAAAGTTCGACCATAGTAATATATACTTTAGCTGTCTGTGGTTTTCATACATTTTAGCCTAAATTTACTTCTTTGTGCAGCCCACATTTATTTACAGGCAAAGATAGCATCAGCAGGAAAAGCATGAATTAAACAGTGAAATTAATTACTATGTAGTATATGTTAAAAGAAATTTAATACAAGGGAAAGTGGTTTGTAATTTTTGTTTGCGAAATATTCAAACACTGAATTCAGATAACCTAGCCACTTAGAAACCAAGTGGAAAACAGCAGCTTGCAAAATGCAAATACATATTGTGTTTTGCATACCTGGAGTTTTATTGCCTAGAAGTGAAGCATCAGATCTTCGTCTTGGAATTCTCATTAGCTGTTCCCCTGACCACGTTTGTGTGTCTTAATTAGTGTTCTACGATGAAAGCAACTCTAGTTTAAAAAGGAGAGAAATTAAAAATGTGGAAATTAATTTTGTATGATAATTTATAGGTCATATACCTCTACTTATTTGTGGACACCCTTTTATTAAATATATGAATAAAAGGCTATATACAAGTCTGTCAGATGACCAACACTAGTTGTTAAATTGAACtttaaaaatatgaaagcagCCTTCACTTGAGCTTTTGTGTGTGCCAAATTCTATCAAGCCAGTATCTGCAAAGTTATGAGTGATCAAGCTGCAACCGCATCACCTAAGACTGGGTGGGCTTTATCTCCCACACATTTTGATTACAACAAAGTAGAAATATCCGATGGTATATTGAATGTCTTTATCGTAGAAATAAAACATAATTTCTCACCACTTCTCATTTTATCTAAAAAATTATGTTTCTAAGAAATGTTTTGTCAGTTTGCAGTTACCTATCCTTGTGAATAGAGGGTGGCTTGTAATTTTTGTTTGCGAAATATTCAAACACTGAGTTTAGATAGCCTGATCACTTCGAAACCAAGTGGGAAACAGCAGCTTGTAAACACATTGTGTTTCATATTTCTGGAACTTAACTGCCTAGAAGTGAAACATCAGATCTCCGTCTTGAATTCTTGTTAGCTGTTCCCCTGaccaatttttgtgtgttttaatTAGTGTTCCACGATGAAAGCAACTCTAGTTTCTAAAGGAGAGAAAGATAAAAGGAGGAAATTAATTTTGTATGATAAGTCGTATACCGCCACATATTTGCGTACAGCCTTTTACTAGATGTAAATAAAAAGGTTATGTACAAGTCTGTCAGATGACCAACACTGATGGTTAAATTGAACTTTAAAATATGAAAGCAGCCTTCACTTGAACTTTTGCTTGTGCCAAATACTATCAAGCCTATATTCATGCTAGGACCAGTATTTATGAGCGATCAAGCTGGTGAGCTTCATCTTCCACACATTTTGATCACAACAAATTAGAAATATCTAATGGTATATTGAGTGTCTTCACCGTTGAAACAAATGATAATGTGTCACCACTTCccatttaataaaaaaaattatgtttcTAAGAAATGTTTTGTCAGTTTGCAGTTACCTATCCTTGTGAATAGAGGGTGGGTTCCTCGTGGCTGGCGCGAAAAAAACATACGGGATCACCAGGATTTTGGTGAAACTTTAGATGTGAAAGAAGCCGACGAAAAGACAGATGAAAAGGGTACTTGGTGGAAATTCTGGTCTAAGAAGCCTGAAGTTTCTCCAGAGGTGAGTTATTCCAACCTTTTTTCGTAGTTTGCAAACTGTTACATATATAAGCCAATGTTTGCTCATATGTCTGAGTGACATCTTTTGTGAATTCTGTAAAAGATAACCCTGTTTTGGGACATTTTAAAATAACTTGTATGCATAATTTTAACCTAGCCTGCTTTTCATCATCGTAAATGCAGGTATTGATGGTTGCTAGAATATTGAGTATGAAAGTGCGCTGGTTGttttgctcttataccaatttagaATCAATGCATGCTGACATAATCATATACATATAAAAACCACCATGGTTGCCATCACCTTATTTTATGCATTTAGGAATCCCACGTACTCCCTCTGTATAATCAAAACTCATCATTTTGGACATGCCTTGACTAAGATTATCATTTTAATTACttagattttcaaaaaaaaaaatgcatgcatAGATTTGCCCCGTAAAGTATCACTAGAATCATGTAAGTTTCCTTGTTTTTACATATTACAATATGAATTAGTGGCCAAGGTTACATCTTGAAGACCATGCCAGTGTTCGAAATGTCAAGTTTTAGtgatatggagggagtatattatcATTACCTTGTTTGATGTATTTATTCCCCATTTAATCATTTACACATGCACAAAACTGATCCCATCTTAATCTTTACAGATTGAAAAACCTGTAAAGCCTCCTGTAAGAGTTATTGGAGTAATCCGAGGAAGTGAGAACCCCAGCATATTTGTTCCACCTAATGAACCGATGAATGGCCAGTGGTTTTACGTGGATATTCCCATGATCGCACGTGCCTGTGGACTCCCTGAGAACACTGTTTACATAGAAGATGTGAATGAAGATATCTCTGCAACTAATCCTTATCCTCTTCCAAAAGATGTCAATGGTTTGATTCATCACTCAGTGATGCCAGATGACCATCTGAAATACACCTTTACATGGTAAGTGCCCCCAATTCATCAACCCCACTCGGGAATACTGAGTATATAACAATGTTTCCAAGTGTCACCTTATCAAGGATAATGTGCATACCATTTTGTGTTAGTTATATATTAGGACTGCTATTCCTAGAAGCATTATGCTTTCTGACTTCTATCAAGAAAGTTCGTTGGCAATTTCTGGTTGTATCGGACATATACAATAGCTTCAAGGTTTACTGAAGCTACAATTCCTATTGATGGTATTATATGAGTTTGTGTGACAGTCCACTACCGTTAGATGATAGTTGGCATTCACTGTCCAAGCACATTTGCGGTGTAACTCACTTATCCTTTTCTTCTCTGATTTGAATTGCTTATCCATTGTTGGGGGATTCGAGCAAAAACCTTGGTTGGATTAACATATCCTGTGTCAGCCATCTTTCAGTCATCTTTCTACTTACAACATTGCATGTGGTACTTGCAGTAATAGCAGCATACTGCTGTGCTGACTTATAGAATTACAGGATGTTCTTCCACTGTCTAACATTTTGACTGAAGCACTTGAATCTATGATATTTCTTTTAAAATGGACTTAGTGTAGGAAAGAAATGAGTTGCATAAATCAGAGAATATATATGGGAACACATAAATGGGTGTTATAATCTTGAACTCTTCTAAGTCGCCCAGTCTAGAAGCGCAACATGTCATCAGCTGAGAAGCACATGGTATTGATTCTAATTTTGCAGTTCCTGTTGACGTTTCGTAACCAGTTTTATCTCTTGCTATTACTAGGTACACTCTTTCTGCTGCTGTGACTTACATGGCTTCAAAGCGGATAAAGCCAAAGAAGATGAGGCTATAGCAGGACTGGAGTCTGATAACGATCTTGCCTGCATCGTGTGCTTATTTATGAAGCTCAACTTCCTGCTGATGAACAAACGTGTGCAAGTATTACGTATGTAATCTCTGGCAGCAGTTAGACAATTATTTCCGCATTTGATATCCGCAGGAGTCAGCTGGCTCGGACAATACAGAGCTACAGAAGTTTGGGTAGCCTACCATCCTCGGAAAGGAAGACATTGCTGAAGTTCTTTGTAGGCGTGTTTATTTTTTTGGGTTTTTCTTTTTGGGGATTGCCCACAGGCCACAGATAGCCGATGTGTAGGGTTGGCCCATTATTAACTTTAAAACGACAAGTCATTTTCGATCACCAGAAGGCTGCTTCgaaaccctcaaaaaaaaaaaaaagctgcttCGAGGTCAGCTGAGCAGGAAAGCCAACAGCGTTTGCCCCCTTGGGAATCTCATCCTGCTGGTTCTTGCTTTAGAATTTCTGCAGTATTTCGCCGAATCTATGTCCAAACAATAAACACAGCACAGTTGTCCCTCTGGCCAATGTATGTATTCTTCGCCTCCATTTTTTTGGGGAATGCATGTAGTTGACTGCGATGCACAATTCTTGGCTGCTGGTGCCCGTTTTCCATCTGCTCTCTGGTCTGGTGGCCGTTGTTCTAGCAGGCTGGTGTGGATGGAGCCAAAGGGTTTGTGCCTTTGTGGTACCCTACAGTAGTACTATGCGTTGTCTGGCGAAAGCAGGTCAGCAATGCATGTGATGTGATGCCAGAGTGTACTGGGTACCTTTTGTTATTAATATTTAGAGTGCACCTTGATGGTTGTAGACTGGCAGCTAGGCTTGCACGGTAGCACGCCGTGCTGCTTAAATGGCCGTCTTTTCTGCCTAACTGATTGAACAACCAGGCAGCCTGAACAACCGTTACCTTGCAATGACACTCTGTGGTTAGCTCCCGCCATTTATCAACACCACGACACCAAACATGCGGTACCTAGAGATCACGCTAATCATAAGGCGAAAACAGACACTCCCAACAAGAAAGATGctggcttagggcatctccagcggcgcgacgcatttcggacgcccaaacggacgcgtcgtgtccgtttgcatcgggccaaatggtcgaaaccgtccgggcgtccgtttgcgttggggtggcttcagcggcacgacgcataattttttttcattcataccccataatttacatgataaaAAGGACATAAAAAAACCAGAAAGGCGTGCTAAAATACGCGGCCGTCTGCGGTCGTCGTCGGCCGACGAGGTCAATCGAGtcgcggcgtcggccatggaagctcgtacgccggcggtggaggaggtaccgccgcacgggcaggaggctgtggccagggatcccacactggagcagcaggcggagcgcggacgttggaacgcgtcggcgtggccggaggagtcgccagcCTGCGCGAGtgctgactcgcggagctggattgcgacgtcccacaaagcgagctcgttgagctcgtcctgctcgctgttggccagtgccatagcAATGGCCTGCTCCTctgaaatgtccggcggctgggtctccggatcccacgccggtccgccgtcgtcgtggtcataCTGCGACATGGccacgtcgccgtcctcgtcctcgtccgcgtgctcgtggtcgttctcttcttcttcgacggtgatctcgcgctcgaagtaggctacgtcggcgaggtaggcagcgcggcgccgcgcgttgaactcccacgtcccgaaggaaatccagttgtaggagttaagCGCTtacgccggatcctcccgcagatccggcggcaagatcgctcggcgacggcgcacctcgtcccgccgctctcggccctggCGCAGCAcggggggggaccggcacgcgccgcgagttcgaGTACcagcccctcccggcaagttcgcgtccggccatggtaccggccggttttcctcccatagctgccgcgcgaggtcaacgcggacgtaccggccgagccgtgccttcttgccggaacgcgagccgctagcctcctggtcgttcttcgtcttcccGGAACGGctagcatttcttccccatggcgttggTGTGGTGGGTAGTGTGGGATTTTGGCAATggttttggtcggggaaatgggcaccggcagcgtccctttaagaggctccgacgccatctcgccttcaatggctcGCCGAGTGCAGCGCCTACtaggctgcgcacgctcgcggaagccaaggcacgccattaacgcggccctgcacaAGGCTGGCAGCGCGCCACAGAAGTaataccgcggaagacgaagcagttatgCCGCTGCAAGGCGGGCCCGCGCGagaaccgagcggacactttgcgcgtccgtgcaacgtccgcggagacgcaaacctgacgcatatttgggccaggtttgcgtctccccgcggacggcccgatcactttgcgtcgccccgctggaggtggtgccagacgcatttccgatcacagCGGACACAAacgatcgctcagcgtccgtttctcTTACCAGTCATTACCCACAACCAATTGCTCTAGGAGGAGACACATGTTTGTGCCCACATAGGATTCTTCCCTTCCATGCTTCGTACGATTACCATGGATCGGCATACATTTTTGCAATGCGGCATGTGTCCTCCGTGACCCGTAACTCTCATCTCATCTCGGGGGGAACAAGGTGTCACATGACCCGCAGAGCGGCCATCACCGCAGCAATCGATAGATCAAAAGGGGGAACATGACAAGATTGCGACTGCAGTGGGTCGAGGCCAGTAGAAACCAGCAGCCCGTCATCGTCGTCTCCCGGTCACCGTCGCTGTGCTGAGGTGGGCGGTGGCTGTAGAGCAGAGCAGGGAGACAGGTCTGGAAGGGGGTCGAAAATGTCAAGGCCTAGCCGTCCTAGACTGCTGCTGTAGTCCTTCCTGGAGCTGGAGCTGCTGCTGTGAATCATGGCAGTGATCTCACTGGCACGCTGAGCTTCTCCTCTGGATTCTTTTGTCAATAAAGCAGAGCACGCCGCCCGCCCCGGCTCTGCTCTGCACCTTGGAGTCCTTCCTTTCCCACGGCGCCGCAGAGTGCAGGCGGTTAAATACGCCCGGTCCTTTGATCCTTAAATTATTCAGTACTGGAGTACTCCTACTGTACTAGTAATGGCAAAGCTAACCAATTATTTTCGTCTCGCATGGACGGGGCATCCAGATTCAGACGCAATGTAGGAattctaacgtcgtcatctccaacggggcaacgCATTTTTTAACGCTCAAAATGTCCGCGTCCGTCAGTTTGTCTTTGTCTAAATGGGTGAAATCAACCGCGTCTATTTGCGTCAGGTGGCTCCAACGGCACGTCGCATTTTTTTTCGATTTTGCATTTTTTtaacataaaaacataatttacatagtaaaagatagaaaaataaaataaaaacctaAAAACGGCTGCGCCTACTGGTCGTCATCATCGATGTCGATCACGACGAGCTTCGATACCGGCCACGGCCGGTTGGGAAGCGGCGAAACATACGCCGgtgccgccggcggtggtggaggtggagcagcccgcGCCGATGGTGGCAGTTGAGCAGCCCACGCCAGTGATGGATGTGGAGGCCCCCACGGGTTGTACGGTggatgacgtgggcataacccttcgggtaaccgacattgccctaccctatacgatctagctggaggcccatgaaggtattcgataACAAGGCGGGCCAATTGGATAGCgaagcggaagattccttgacgggcaagacaaggaaggagccgaacaaggaaggtttagagatagaactattgtaaaatctagtcgtactcggttagacctcttgagacctggcctcctatataaaggccaggagaggggctgccgagggacacgtacaattttagccaccagaagtctagagctaggtcgccgcagcacttagcctctcgacgagatctcagccgaactcttcggcaccccattgtaacctaatattctcataatcaagatcagacaggcaggacgtaagggttttacctcatcgagggccccgaacctgggtaaatcgctctccccgcttgtctgtgaaccgatgtctcgtgtcagcttacaggattccatcaaccctatgcccctatcggagggcattgccgaggagcaccctcgacagtggaggtggaggcggcggttgcacCGGTTGCGTGGACGAGTCCTCGAGCGCcgtcgtagggcctcttcctctgtgaggcccgtcggcatgatgccggtgacgtacaggcagcggcggctgcaccggtcggtccacctccgagacgaggacgccgagcgtcGCGATCTAGTCTTCCGTCATCGTCTCCGGGTACTCGAACTTTCGGCCCTCCGCCACGGTCAACTGCCATTTCTGGAAAATGCAATCGACGtagtcgtccttggcctcctcgttgtggtaggccagAGCGTCGTTGTAGTTTTCGTCATCGTCATCCTGTGCAGGCGCCGGCGGCTGCCGTGTTTgacgacgaggcggcggtggatgGTCAAACGGGAAGTCCCCTGTTGCCGAGGAATCATCCTTCTCTGTCTCATGCCAGGTGGATCGGCGCGAATGTCCGGTGGTAGGTACCGCCGGctgcgccggatctcggcgcttCTCTGTGTCTGACGCGCAGGCACGGGCGGGACAGACACCCGGAGGTAGCTGACTCGCCAGCCCGCCAGACACAAACTTGGCAGGAAACCATTTCGATTTTTCTTTTTAAGAATTTGCGACGTGTCAAGTTTCACAGATCCATTTCCATGGAAAAATTGGAGATTTCTCAGCAACAGCCCTTAATTAATGTGTGGCTTGTGGGAGTACATGGTAGTTCCGTCAGTCACTTCGGGTTGGACTTGGGTGTGCGTCACGCCAGGCTGGGGTGGGCTGACGCTGACGAAAAAGTAGGGGGTAAAATGGTAAAAAGAGCCCGTCTCGTGCCTTCCTAGTTCCTACTACTCCGCCACAGCCCAGAGGCgcgcagagagagaaagagagggagagatccTCCTCGCGTCGCGTCCCCGTTCACACCTCAATCTCACCACACTGCTGGCCGCCGTTCGTTCGCCGCGGCGCGTAGGAGGAGGATCcttcccgccgccgtcgcccgcgctTCACAGTACGTGCTGCGCTTCCTCCCACCCTCCTCTCAACCTCTTCGGCGCCTTTGCTCCGGCACGCCGCCTCCCTTCCCGCGGGCGTTGCCGAGGTGGTTACGGGCTTACGTCCGTGCTTCCGTTCGTGGGTGTTGTTTCGGTGTGGTGTGGCGCGCGGAGGATCGGCGCCTCGTCTTGTTTCTCGAGTAGTAGTTGAATTCTCGGGTGACTCGCTCTTCTGGTGGTGAGTGCATCGGTCGCCTGGATGAATGTGGGTCGGCTGCTTCGACCCAGGAGGGCGT contains:
- the LOC124696114 gene encoding surfeit locus protein 1-like, which encodes MAAAALSKTLGRRLRGSGHRLLPSRPCTSHAVQPPPPPAAAPPSPGAGTEASAWSKLFLFAPGAITFGLGTWQLFRRQEKKEMLDYRTRRLEMEPVPWNETVSSAALRDPAELEFRKVVCEGDFDEEKSVFIGPRSRSISGVTENGYYVITPLKPRLTEPGSLQLPILVNRGWVPRGWREKNIRDHQDFGETLDVKEADEKTDEKGTWWKFWSKKPEVSPEIEKPVKPPVRVIGVIRGSENPSIFVPPNEPMNGQWFYVDIPMIARACGLPENTVYIEDVNEDISATNPYPLPKDVNGLIHHSVMPDDHLKYTFTWYTLSAAVTYMASKRIKPKKMRL